The Gymnodinialimonas sp. 57CJ19 genome includes a window with the following:
- a CDS encoding dihydropteroate synthase → MTRTVIESKTKTTVIGFDEPFCVIGERINPTGRKILNQELENGDFSRVEADAIAQVAAGATVLDINSGAVFSGKMAEDPRYADNNFVEPPLMKQLIEVVQAVTDCPLCIDSSVPGALEAGLAAAEGRPLLNSVTGEEERLELVLPLVAKYNVPVVAISNDDTGISEDPDVRFAVAKKIVERAADFGIPAHDIVVDPLVMPIGAMATAGHQVFTLVRRLREELGVNTTCGASNISFGLPNRHGINNAFLPMAFSAGMTSAIMNPVALPIGPKKIAEKKALVEAAGVVLPEGMDDEAFVKLFGMGSTKPRPGKEMEAIRAANFLLNHDDGGGAWITFNKDPEAAPRRGRAGGRRGRG, encoded by the coding sequence ATGACCCGCACTGTTATCGAGTCGAAGACCAAAACCACCGTGATCGGCTTTGACGAGCCGTTCTGCGTTATCGGTGAGCGGATCAATCCGACGGGCCGCAAGATCCTGAACCAAGAACTTGAGAACGGCGATTTCAGCCGGGTGGAGGCCGATGCCATCGCCCAGGTCGCCGCTGGCGCCACGGTGCTGGATATCAACTCGGGCGCCGTCTTCTCGGGCAAGATGGCCGAGGACCCGCGCTATGCCGACAACAACTTTGTTGAGCCGCCCCTGATGAAACAGTTGATCGAGGTGGTGCAAGCCGTCACCGATTGCCCCTTGTGCATCGACAGCTCCGTTCCCGGCGCGCTGGAAGCCGGTCTTGCCGCCGCCGAAGGGCGCCCGCTCCTGAATTCCGTGACCGGCGAGGAAGAGAGGCTGGAACTGGTTCTGCCGCTGGTCGCCAAGTACAACGTTCCCGTTGTCGCGATTTCCAACGACGACACCGGCATTTCCGAAGATCCGGACGTCCGCTTTGCCGTCGCCAAGAAGATCGTTGAGCGTGCCGCCGATTTCGGCATCCCCGCCCATGACATCGTCGTGGACCCCCTGGTTATGCCCATCGGCGCGATGGCCACGGCGGGGCACCAGGTGTTCACCCTTGTGCGACGCCTGCGCGAAGAATTGGGCGTGAACACCACCTGCGGCGCGTCCAATATCTCTTTTGGACTGCCCAATCGCCACGGCATCAACAACGCCTTCCTTCCGATGGCGTTTTCCGCTGGCATGACCTCGGCCATCATGAACCCCGTTGCTCTGCCCATCGGCCCCAAGAAGATCGCCGAAAAGAAGGCACTGGTAGAGGCCGCAGGCGTGGTTCTGCCCGAGGGGATGGACGATGAGGCCTTCGTAAAGCTCTTTGGAATGGGCTCCACCAAGCCGCGCCCCGGCAAAGAGATGGAGGCGATCCGCGCCGCCAACTTCCTGCTAAATCACGATGACGGCGGCGGCGCTTGGATCACCTTCAACAAAGATCCCGAAGCCGCGCCCCGCAGGGGGCGTGCTGGCGGGCGTCGCGGACGCGGCTGA
- a CDS encoding methylenetetrahydrofolate reductase produces MALLNFRKSAPGPVASSAAMEALLKGYSIEVMPRTAEKVDDFRHYLPAGTRVYIAHIDGTPIEDMVATAKRIRAEGYEPMPHFAARSIPDAATLTDWIARYQGEADVRQGLILAGGISEPRGDFHASMQLLETGLFDKAGFTHLHVAGHPEGNRDIDKSGDAGVMEALRWKQAFNERSDASMAMATQFAFEAGPVIAWAERLAAEGITLPIHLGIAGPGKLQTLIKFAIACGVGNSLQVLQKRAKDVTKLLMPFEPTDILAELATYKASNPDSLIQSIHFFPLGGIKTNANWAIANGGASAAPVTPLPESK; encoded by the coding sequence ATGGCCCTTCTCAATTTCCGCAAATCTGCCCCCGGCCCCGTGGCCTCCAGTGCCGCTATGGAGGCACTCCTGAAGGGGTACTCGATCGAGGTGATGCCCCGCACCGCAGAGAAGGTGGACGATTTCCGCCATTACCTGCCCGCCGGCACCCGCGTCTACATCGCCCATATCGACGGCACCCCGATCGAAGATATGGTCGCCACGGCAAAACGCATTCGCGCCGAGGGCTATGAGCCGATGCCCCACTTCGCCGCGCGCTCCATTCCCGATGCTGCCACTCTGACCGATTGGATCGCCCGCTATCAGGGCGAGGCCGACGTGCGCCAGGGTCTGATCCTGGCAGGCGGCATCAGTGAGCCACGCGGCGACTTTCACGCCTCGATGCAATTGCTCGAAACGGGTCTGTTCGACAAAGCAGGCTTCACCCACCTGCACGTCGCGGGCCACCCCGAGGGCAACCGCGACATCGACAAAAGCGGCGACGCGGGCGTGATGGAAGCGTTGCGCTGGAAGCAAGCCTTCAACGAGCGTTCCGACGCCTCCATGGCCATGGCCACGCAATTCGCATTCGAGGCGGGCCCCGTCATCGCCTGGGCCGAGCGCTTGGCCGCCGAGGGGATCACCCTCCCCATCCATCTGGGCATCGCTGGCCCCGGCAAACTGCAAACGCTGATCAAATTCGCCATTGCTTGCGGCGTGGGCAACTCCCTTCAAGTGCTGCAAAAGCGCGCCAAGGATGTCACCAAGCTGCTGATGCCGTTTGAGCCCACTGACATCCTGGCGGAACTGGCAACCTACAAGGCCAGCAATCCCGATAGCCTGATCCAATCCATCCACTTCTTCCCCCTTGGCGGCATCAAGACCAACGCCAATTGGGCCATCGCCAATGGCGGTGCCTCTGCGGCGCCCGTGACTCCCCTACCTGAAAGCAAATAA
- a CDS encoding Ppx/GppA phosphatase family protein codes for MSQKRPGGDGPFPRPVAPVIPKGEPGAAPTVERRTPPPAQSHKSGPDPDDLYAALDLGTNSCRMLIAQPKGSQLHVVDSFSKSVQLGQGLEASGRMSRASMARAVGALKICQKKLSKHRVEIERARLVATEACRRAVNGTEFIGLVKRETGLELEIIKPEEEAQLAVVSCAPLVSTRTEQLLVVDIGGGSTELVWIDLSRVPKLERPKAIMRLHQGFDYDDSIFPRAKVVDWISIPLGVATLKDMYDDVADDGARFALMSWYFEEQLAEFSPYTDAAEQTLEGFQIIGTSGTVTTVAASHLGLRRYDRNKVDGLRMTSTQIDTVINGYLALGPDGRRRDPRIGRDRQTLIMSGAAILQALLRAWPTDRLSVADRGLREGLLYAQMSRDGVLEDGPY; via the coding sequence ATGTCGCAAAAGCGCCCCGGCGGAGATGGCCCGTTCCCCAGACCTGTCGCCCCCGTGATCCCGAAAGGAGAGCCGGGCGCGGCCCCGACTGTTGAACGGCGCACCCCGCCCCCCGCCCAAAGTCACAAAAGTGGCCCCGATCCTGATGATCTATATGCGGCTTTGGATTTGGGCACGAATTCGTGCCGGATGCTGATTGCTCAACCCAAGGGGAGCCAACTGCACGTGGTGGATTCGTTTTCCAAATCGGTGCAGTTGGGACAGGGGCTGGAAGCCTCGGGTCGGATGAGCCGAGCCTCCATGGCGCGCGCCGTGGGGGCGTTGAAGATTTGCCAAAAGAAGCTGTCCAAGCATCGGGTAGAGATTGAGAGGGCACGTCTGGTGGCCACGGAAGCCTGTCGCCGTGCCGTGAATGGGACGGAGTTCATCGGGCTGGTGAAGCGAGAGACGGGCCTTGAGTTGGAGATCATCAAGCCCGAGGAAGAGGCGCAGCTGGCGGTGGTGTCCTGCGCGCCGCTGGTGTCCACGCGAACTGAGCAATTGCTGGTGGTCGATATCGGCGGCGGCTCCACCGAGTTGGTGTGGATTGACCTGAGCCGGGTGCCCAAGCTGGAGCGGCCCAAGGCGATCATGCGTCTGCATCAGGGGTTTGACTACGACGACAGCATCTTTCCAAGGGCGAAGGTTGTGGATTGGATCTCGATCCCGCTGGGTGTGGCTACATTAAAGGATATGTATGACGATGTGGCCGACGACGGGGCGCGGTTTGCGTTGATGTCGTGGTACTTTGAAGAACAATTGGCTGAGTTTTCGCCCTATACGGACGCGGCGGAGCAGACCCTGGAGGGGTTCCAGATCATCGGAACCAGCGGGACGGTGACGACGGTTGCGGCCTCGCACCTGGGGTTGCGGCGGTATGATCGCAACAAGGTGGACGGGTTAAGAATGACCTCGACCCAGATTGATACGGTTATCAATGGCTATCTGGCGCTGGGCCCCGACGGACGGCGCAGGGACCCGAGGATTGGGCGCGATAGGCAGACGTTGATCATGTCTGGGGCCGCGATTTTGCAGGCGCTGTTACGGGCCTGGCCAACGGACCGGTTGTCGGTTGCGGACCGGGGGCTCAGAGAGGGCTTGTTGTATGCGCAGATGAGCCGGGACGGGGTTCTGGAAGATGGGCCTTACTGA
- a CDS encoding N-(5'-phosphoribosyl)anthranilate isomerase has product MNMRPAISLPSAPWVDQVFSAKTVRYGGVVRRSLRWVEAEVGRAVFEHEVRRRGWHMAECNGQLVVFCTTNPVRFLF; this is encoded by the coding sequence ATGAATATGCGCCCCGCCATCTCGCTTCCCTCCGCCCCTTGGGTCGATCAGGTTTTCTCCGCCAAAACCGTCAGGTATGGCGGTGTGGTCAGACGGTCGCTGCGATGGGTGGAAGCGGAAGTGGGCCGCGCCGTCTTCGAACACGAAGTGCGGCGGCGCGGTTGGCATATGGCGGAATGCAACGGCCAATTGGTCGTGTTCTGCACCACAAACCCGGTCCGCTTTTTATTCTAA
- a CDS encoding virulence factor, producing the protein MTAITHVFWRDIPAQVIIGKGRSGAKMPLPERFEQAIDRAAMKVGARDDDAYLAGFHRVVVGEADGDLKEAAAAEAAKLDAAYDNDRLKALINAEGYDPSKPA; encoded by the coding sequence ATGACCGCCATCACCCATGTCTTCTGGCGCGATATCCCCGCGCAGGTGATTATCGGCAAAGGCCGGTCTGGTGCGAAAATGCCGTTGCCGGAACGGTTTGAGCAAGCCATCGACCGCGCCGCGATGAAAGTCGGGGCCAGGGACGATGACGCCTATCTGGCCGGGTTCCACCGGGTTGTGGTGGGCGAGGCGGACGGCGACTTGAAGGAAGCCGCCGCCGCCGAGGCTGCCAAACTCGATGCCGCCTACGACAATGACCGGTTGAAAGCTCTGATCAACGCCGAAGGGTATGACCCTTCAAAGCCTGCTTAA